CATGATGATTTTGAAGCAGACCAGCATGACAGGTGTGAGGTGTTTGCTCGTAGCCGTTACAATTTCGAAGATCTCCAAAAAGCCCTTCCTCAATCCTATCCATTGCAACAGTCGCCAAAAATTACCTTAGGGCATTTCGGTCATTCCACAGCACTCCGCCTTCCTCTGTAGAATTCCTCATTCGGTGCAAAGATATCAGAGacctctctctcttcactctCCACACTCGtccagtctctctctctctactccaACGATTACTTGtgattttctctctccctccgCATCGAGGATCGCGGTGAGCATGGCTTCCTCCTCGTCGGAGCACGCCGCCAAGCCCGAGGAGACCGGCGGCGGAGAAAGCTCGGAAGCGCGCCCGCCGCCTGATCAGCTTCTGCTCTACAGAGGTCTGAAGAAAGCAAAGAAGGAGAGAGGTTGCACGGCGAAAGAGCGAATCAGCAGAATGCCTCCTTGCACGGCCGGCAAACGCAGCTCCATTTATCGAGGGGTCACCAGGTATTCAAATTCGTCGAACATGTGGTGTGCGCTTAGCTTCGTTGAATGTACCGAGTACTCGTGTTGCATATTGTTGTGGTGGATTGAATTAATTTGGTGCACTGATTTAAATTCGGGGAGTAGGAGTTGTAAATGATTGTTGTAAGAGCGAGGTACAGGTTTTGAAGCTGATGCACTGTTGGCTACTGCGTTTTCCTGCTTAGAAGCGTtagttcttttcatttttaatcaTTATATGTCGTTGATTTTGCTTTTAATTCGGATTTTATTGTTATGAGACTAGGCATCGTTGGACTGGTCGTTATGAAGCACATCTATGGGATAAAAGTACCTGGAATCAGAACCAAAATAAGAAAGGAAAACAAGGTGAATGAATGCGTGCACATGCGCTAATTGATGTTTCAGTTTTGTGAAACAATGATCTTATCTATCTGTTATTGCTCTGTGCTCTTTTCTTTCATTGCTGGGATACTGGATGCTGGTGCATGGTTGATTGTGCAGTTTACTTGGGTAAGTACTCTGGTCATTTTTGGTGAAGCAGAAAAAGGACTTAGAACTGTGTTGATATTTTCCATACGGAATCACTAGGTGCATATGATGATGAGGAAGCTGCAGCAAGAGCTTATGATTTAGCTGCTCTGAAATACTGGGGCCCTGGAACGCTTATTAATTTCCCGGTATGAAGTTTCTGACTCAGATATAATTGGGTATGGTGATCGAGTATCTGGTTTTGTTTACGTTTATTAACATTGTAGACGGGTAGATGAACTACTTACTTTGTGGCAATTGCATTTTACTTATCTTTACAAACAAATGTGGCTGGACAGGTCACAGATTATGCAAGGGACCTTGAGGAAATGCAAAACGTCTCTAGAGAGGATTATCTAGCATCACTTAGGAGGTCAATATCTGATTTTTGTTGTTTCCGTTCTTAAATGAGTTTAGGTTCTCACATGCCATGTCTTTTGCAGGAAGAGTAGTGGTTTCTCCAGGGGTATCTCCAAATATCGTCCGCTTTCCAGGTACATTTGCACATTTTTGACAAGATTAGCTGGTTTTTGCTCTAATTGGGTCCATCTGCCATCCTTTAAGTTTAAGCTCTGTCTTATAGGAGAGCAAGTGTTGGATACATTATTTAGTGCCCGAATGGGTGAAAAACAGAAGCTCGAggttttatgatttttttctttctttctgtaAATTCTTTTCTCAGTAGTCGCTGGGATTCACAATTTGGCCGTACTCCTGGAACCGACTACAACAACAATGCACTTTATGGTGAGACTGACTTTGAATAGGATACAATTGTCCTACTGCTGAATATAAATCTGAGTTTATGCCTTAAGAggttttatttcttaatttccaaataaaatGTGTGTTGGCCTAAGTGTGCTGCTATTAAAAGTGCAGGTGATGAAGCGGCCACAGGAAGTGAAAATGCAGGTGTTTATAATGTTGAGAGGAAGATTGATTTGTCAAATTACATCAAGTGGTGGGGTACAAGTAAATCTAGTCTGACCGATTTCCAGTCAAAGGCAGTAGTAGATGAGACAAATCCTGGGGGTTCCGATGATGTTGCTAGTGAACTGAAAGCCCTGGAACGGTCAATCCAGCCCACAGAACCCTATGAAATGCCACGACTTGGTGTCTCTCCGGAAAGATTGAACCATAAAAAGATATCTGCAATGAGTACCTTGTTGAAGTCGGCAGCGTACAAAAGCCTTCAGGAGAGAATCACAAAAAAGCAAGGGAAGGATGAGAATGATGAGAATGAAAACAAAAGCAATATTGATAAAATTGAACTCGGGAAGACTGTTGAGAAATCATGCCATGATGGTGCAAGTGAGAGACGTGATGTTGCATATGGGATAAACGGAGGATTACCTATTCACAGATATCAACTGGCCCCTCTTCTATCTGCTCCCCTTCTTACCAACTATAACAGTATCGACCCATTAACTGACCCCCTTCTTTGGAGCTCTCTCGTCCCAGTTCTTCCTACGGGTTCATCACGTATGAATGAGGTGTGCTTTTCTTTTCTGAgcctctcatatatatatatattctcctTGGGAATTTTAGTAACTTGACAATCTTGATTTGCAATGCCATGGATATTCCAATGATATCAGTGAGAACTACATTTTTTGTAAGAACGTGAGAACAATGcacttttttataaaattaatgcattcgctgttaaataATTTAACGCActcgaagaaaaatgaatttttcGCTCCCTTCAGGACTCGAACCTAGGTGGTGTATACATCtatcaagatgatgcatccattGTAGATCTTCACGATCGAAGGGCTAAGAATGGTTCTTCGTCTCATTTTAGATAagggttcttatttgaacctccttctagactatatatatatgcgcTTAAGAACCATGTTCTAGACTATATACCTTAGTTTTTTTCTATCAGAAGTTTAAGATGCATTTTCATGTGCTACAAATTGCTCAGGTACATATGATGTAGTATATGTTTTCTTCAGAGAATATCAACTTAGATCACAATAAACAATCAGGTAGAGAGTATCCGGAAAGGCTGATAATTCCGTTGCCATATAAATTTTACATGGTAATACCATTTGATCGTGCCTTTATACTTGTGGAACCGGTTACTGAGCTTGTATCAATAGTTGTGCTACACACCACTGAAGGTATAACATGTCACGCAGGTAACAAAAAACGAATCTAGCTCGGGTTATACCTTCTTCCAGCAAGGAGAGTAACAACAATTCTCGTGTCATCCAAACTCAAGGTAGAATCCGATCCCTCTAAGGTCTGGTGGCAAATGAAGCGACGTTTTTGGACCTGTACGCATCTGGAGTCGTACGTGCATGTGGCATACAAGCCCCTTCTCGCGTTACCTGTTGAGAATCAGAAATTTAGATCAGTATATGATGGAGTTGTGCATATTTTGGAGGTGTAAATTACTTGGTTTTATCCTTACACGTTTCGCCTATTTGAGGACATACAGTGTAAATAGGCGATTTTTCTTGGCATGTATACAAACGTAGGCAGAGAGTTATGCAGGCCTGCTCAATTTTCCTTTTATTAGAGTGCAATTTTGCACATTTCTTGGTTCTTCCCGACTTGTTGTGTAAACGTCGTAGCGATCTACTGCGTACATCGATATATTGTGTTCATTACTTGGTTGTATAGTTACTTTTTTTGAATGGTAGAGAATCATTCAATGTACCATCTCACATTAATCATTAATGGGCGCCGTCCCATTGTTTCTTCTAATTCTCTTGTGCTTATTTTAGTGTTACACGTGGTTTCAGCGGCAAGATGACGTCGTATATGGTTTGAGCTGCTCCCTCCGCcccaataaatgtggccactttcttttcggcacggagattaaggaagTGAGAGTTAAGCTTAAATCATGTGTGGCCCACCTTTTTAATGACTTTATTAGTGAATTAATTACAACTACCTTTTTTACAACCTTTTCCATCTTTTTATATTTctaactttattttaattttaaaattgagattttaaatttaatttacttaaatatggaattttaaattaaaattgtggGCATCACAATCTGGAACCATTAAATTTTCGATACACTTCAAGAAATCTGGAATTATTATGGCGGCACACATAAAATCTGAAAATACttaaacaaaaaatagaaatctggaaatatttaaacaaaaaaacTGAACAGATACAAAATGGCGGCATAATgaaaaattttcattgaaatgAAATCTGGAGTTTGGGCGCCAGTTTTTACAGTAGAGGGaaacatcaaaatatattttcaaattcccTCTAATCTCATCTATAAATGAGGGGGGCTGCTACACAACTTCTAGACCCTTCAAAAACTAAAAATCACCAACAATGGTGAACAAAAATCTGTCCAATGCAGAGAGGAACCAAATTGTGCAATATCGTCTTCAAAATCTGAAAAACGGCAAACCAAGGAAAGGAGCCATGAAGGTGGCTGTCACCATCTTCAATTCTTTGCAACGTACGGTGACTCGGCTTTGGGCTGCAGCcaagaaaaaaaaggagaaaggTGAGCAAATTTATTTAACAAGTGCAAAACCTAATGCTCCTAGAAGGAAAAGAGTTCACGTAGACATAGATCTTATTCAAAGCTTAGAGCTACACAAACGTTCGACAATTCGCAGGCTGGCAGTGGGAATTAATCGCAGCAAAAGCACAGTTTGGCGTTGGGTGAATCAAGTGCTGATCAGAGCCCACACAAGCGCTATTAAGCCTGCTTTGACAACACCTAATAAATTGCTTCGACTACAGTTTTCACTAGAAGCATTGGAGTTTGATCGAATCATGATGGCTTTAAAGTTTAAGGCAATGAACAACACAGTGCACATTGACGAGAAATGGTTCTACATAACAAAGGCTGCACACAAGTTTTACCTAACACCCAGTGAAGGAGATCCTCACCGCACATGCAAGAGTAAGAGCTTCATTGAAAATGTTATGTTTTTGTGTGTTGTTTGCAGGACACATTTTTCAGATGATGGTGAAGTTCTTTTTGATGGGAAGATTGGTATCTTCCCATTCATACAAAAGGTACCAGCTCAAAGAAACAATAAAAACAGGGCAGCGGGGACTTTAGAGACGAAGTCAATTCAGTCCGtgactagggatggcagtggatcttggacccggtccagatccgtacggatctggatctcaattttttggacccgacggatatggatctggatctcagttttgaaaacggatttggatctggatcttgaaattttagatccggatccggcccagatccgacccgtggatccgttttattatatatatattttttatattttatatttagtttactaataatattaactaaattaaaaataataaataaattatattcaaaagaataaaaattaaaagtaattagataaaagtattttgtgttatatttttcatgatggaaattagatgttgttgattttgtgaattttttttaatttaatttaaaaatagtagatccatggatctggacccgtggactcGCGGATCTGacagatctggatctggatccaaaattttcagatccacgaatctggatctagtatatgaaaacggatctggatctggtattggtcagacccggtccagatccggcccgttgccatccctatccGTGACAAAAGAAGTCATGAAAGACAGTTTCATTAACAAGGTATGGGCTGATCTTAGAGTTTGTATCAATTGTAGGGCTCCTATGCAATCTAAATGCaattaattgtattttatttttgtgaaaatcAAATGCAACACAGCTTCTACCGGCTATAAGAGCTAAGTGGCCCAGAAATGCATCAAAGGTCATATACATTCAGCAGGATAATGTCAAACCTCATATCCAGGACACAGACCCTGATTTTAGGGCTGCTGCCACTGCAGAGGGGTTTGACATACGAATAGTTCATCAACCACCAAATTCACGCGACACAAATGTGAATGACTTGGGGTGGTTTCGAGTTATTCAAAGTATCCAAACAGAATCTGCCTGCTACAATGTTGACCAATTGATCAAGGCAGTGGGGGAATCATACGCACAACTGTCTCCTCACACACTCAACAAGGTTTTTTTGAGTTTACAAGCATGTATGGTGGAAATCATGAAGCAAAAGGGTCACAATGCATACAAGATCCCTCATTTGAAAAAAGATGCACTTACGAGGGCAAATGCACTTCCAAATGACTTACACATGTTCCACTAGAGGTAGTGGAAGAGTGCTTTGCCTATTTGAATGAGAATGCACCAATGCATCTAGTTGAAGGAATGATGGCTAAGATGGGTTATCCACATCAAGAAGGGCTGGTGAATCAGTTTTCAGAGTTAGGaatgtagattccaaaatcTGTTTTTTGTAAAGAAATGCAAGTGAATTTTTGAGATTATGCCCATACATAAAGGGCAAATTTGTTTTTGTAAAGAATGCATGTGAATCACCCAAAATGAAGCTGTTTTTTAGTAGAAACCATATGTGCAGCCTTCTAAATCAATGAAACACCCAATACATCAACACATATGAAGGCACCAGACGGCCTTAAACCTTTATGCACCTAATACAACAACACATATGAAGGCACCAGGCGGCCTTGAGCCATATAAACCCAATACATCAACATATATGAGGCACCAGGCGGCCATGTACCATTAAAATATAATGAAATGCCACTAAGGGGGTGTATTCAATTAGGATTCTACaagatttttttgtattttagaCATATAGAGGTATTTAATCCAGTTTCTTAGAAATCCTTAAAAATCTTGTGGTATTCAATTAGGACTTTTAAGATTCCATCCAAATTTAATGATATTGAAAATTTCATTGACTTCTAAGGATTCTAATTATTGATAGACTTCTTAGGATTTTAAATGCcctagtataaataaaaaatccatCCAGAAATCTCTTCTCTCCCCACAAGATTTTAACTGACCACGCCAATTTCACCCCGACCTCTTATTAGATCGAGGCTCCAATTACACCACCGGCCACCAATTTTTGGAGGGTAAGATCTAGTTTGAATTATCATGGTTAGCCTTTCTTTCGAGATTATACTCTGCTAATTCTAAACACAGTCTATCATCAAGCACGCAAACAGTCAGTGCCACTAATTTATCCTCAATTGAATGATGGGAAGACGGAAATTTTGGCATGAATTTTTTATACATACAATATAGTGAAGCTGCAAGaacataattaattttgaaattgtacAGAAACTTGTGAAGTGTCGTTGCTACAGATTAATAAAACTGATGCATACCCGCTAAAGTTTGAAGCTTATTTTCTaatcttttttaaattttaaagaacTGACGTTTTATGATAATTGAGCTACATCCTGCTTAGGTCATCATCATTGGATTCCATAATTCTTGAATGCGTATTCTGATATTTGAAAAATTGGCGTCTTTATGCTTTGAATATGCAGGTGATTGGATGACAATCATACCTTGTGGAAATACATGGGTGACCCGGTGGGGAGTTCAGCCTCACTGCATACTAACACCAATTTTTTTGAAACATTGGCAATTTGCTTGTTTTGGACCATTTTGATTTTTCGAATTTGTGACGCCTtgcatattttcttttctttttttcatgttgtgcttttttttttagaCCAAACAGAAACATTCAATAAAGCTCAAAGAATGTTTACATCAAAAGATAGAACCAAAGCAGACGAAAGAGAAGAAAAATTACACAAGGCAAAAGAAGCAAGCTTGTCAGCAGCAATGTTTCCTTCTCGGGGCGTCCAGCTGAGCATGGCGTGGCTAAAAGAGTCCATCTCCCTGTTGATATCTCGCAGCATGTTTCCCAGGTAGGAAAGGTCTTCCTCACGCTTAAATAACAACCAATAAAGGGATTGGCTGTCAGTTTCGAAGATAACGTCTTCAACTCCGTTTTCCCGACCTAGATGCATGCCTTCAAGAAGTGCCAAAGCTTCCCCTTCCAGCATCGAGAAATTCCCATGAATGAAGCCGTACCTGCATCCCACCACACCACCATCCTCCGTTGTCATCACCACACCTATCCCAATCCCATTCCCTCCATTCCACGCCACATCACACGAAATCTTCCGCTGTCCTTCTCTATCACAAGTAACAGTGACCGCTTGTGGATGTTGGGTACTAGCACGCAGAGGGGGCTTCCAACCGCTTGATTTGCAATCACCAAACACTCCAGGTGGGAGATTTCCTTTTGCTGAAAAATGAGCATATTTCTCGAGTACCAAATACTCCATGCAAGCGATGCAAAGTGTGCATGAACCTGATGATCTGGACAACTTCGGATCTTCTCAAACCAATCAATAATCAAGCATTCACCGGACATGGGTGGGAGTCGTACGGGAGAAACCGACCACAAGGCCTCCACCCAATCGCAATCCCTAAGAGCATGCTCCAACGTTTCCTCATGTAGGCCACATCTACGACACCAAATATCCACATCAATATTCCGGCTTCGAAGAGCTTTTGCTGTTGGGAGTGCTTAAGCGAGACATTTCCACATAAATAATTTCACTTTCGGAATAACCTCAAGTTTCCAGATCCAGTTCCATAATCCCCCATAAGAGTAGGACGACGAGGCCTCCATTCTCATTTTAATTTCCAAAGCCAATTTGTAACCTCCCCTTAACAGAATAATTATTGAGTTTTCCGTCCGGCCAGAAAGGCTTGTCATTCTCTTGGGGGTTGTGGGGGGTGAATCCGACAATTACGGAAGCGACGTCGGTCacgtctggatcgacgggcactagcaacctgagaccacaaataacgttagagccctccgaagagcaccggtgggggtgtcgatggaagggcctctgACGCTCAAGTTAGTGAACGGATATAAGTATTCAACGTAAATAATGTAACTGaaatgaataaatgataaaGGAGAAAATGACAGTAAATGAAATATCCAGAAGATCGGTGACCCCGGAAGTTGAATTAAAGTTGATGAGCGATGTTGAACAAGGGGCGACGAACGTCCGGGCTAGCGGGGCTAGTCGAGCGATCAGAACCCTAGAAAGTTGAAAGCGTGGAGGCAGAACGGGAGAACGGGCGAGCTCCAGGTTGAGAGATCGTAAGTATAAGAATGAATGTCAATGACGGCCTCCTTCGATTGTGTTTGTGAGgtagtatatataggttatgGGCCTGCGGAGGGAtgattagggttagggtttgttggAATGTTCCTTGAAACCCTAACGGTTCCGACTTCTTCGGAGTTCACTTGCCGTAACcttcgtttgacctagtcagCCACGTTGACTAGGttttcgtaagcttataatccaGTTTGTATACTTTCGTGTTGAAATGTTTACTATGGCGCTGCTGctagagcagagggatcgcgcctctgcaggagcagagagatcatgctgctgccaaagcagagggatcgcgcctctgccagagcagagggatcatgtcactgccagagcagagggatcgcgcctctgccagagcagagggatcatgtcgctgccagagaagagggatcgcgcctctgccagagcagagggatcatgtcgctgccagagcagagggatcgcgcctctgccagagcagagggatcatgtcgcTGCCAGAGCGGAGGGATCGCGCTGGGCAGAGTCAGGGTTGCCCAtttgaggatttcgctgactcctctggcaaggatttcgctgattcctctggcgagggtttcgctgattcctctggcgaggacttcgctgattcatctggcgaggatttcgctgactcctctggcgaggacatcgctgattcctctggcgaggatttcgctgattcctctggcgaggatttcgctgactcctctggtcagtcggattttatccactacagtTGGTCCCCCACTCCATAGTTGGAATTTTTTCAACTAGGGAGTGCAATTTAACTTGTATAGGGTGCGCATAGAGAGCAGGGCGTTGCCCTTTTCTTTGATTCCCGGCAGTTCGCGTGAAATAGGTGAGCTGGAAAAATGTGGAATTAAATGGTCGGGGTGACATAACACTAGGCATCCTAGACCTGTGGCACTTTCAAAGGCCCGAGATGTATCTAATGGCGTTGGACGTTACGGTGGTAATGAATCATAAATGAATAGATATAGAATCAATCGGCGAATTGTTGTTGAACCGCGAATTGTACCTAGTGTTTGATTGGAAAGGTGAAAAAGGGTAATTGGATTGTTGAGAGTAGGGGTGTCTATTCAGGTCGGagcgggtaccctacccgaattTTACGGGTACCCGACCCCGATTTTCCTGCCAATGAAGCACCCGACCCCGACCCGCTGGCTGTagtcgggtaccctaatacccgacgcGGGTACCCGTtgcgggtattagggtacccgcatacccgaACACAACAAATTGCAGAATCTTGTTTAGGTTTCTTCCTATCAGAAATTCTTCCCAAACTCCATGATCGAATCAATGCAAAAGAAATTGTAGAAACTTactcaaaatattaaaaaaatataaaaacacaatttatgacAATTTGACAAACTAAAACACAAATCATATTGACTaagaaatcaaatttaaaaaccACCGATTAACAAGCAGTAAGCTTGCTCAAAATATTAGAGATTCAGAAACAAGTCAACAACAAAGCTATTATTTATCTTCCTACCAAAACTAATTGTTGTCGGCAATTGGACTGGAGAGGCTGACGCCGCGCTGTGTGGACAGGGCGTCGGGGACTCAGGGTGGAGCCACGGGGCTGGGGCTGGGGCTAGGCGACTGGTGGGGTGGCGCCGGGTGTCGAGGTGACGGGACTCGGCGACGGCAGATAAGGAATAGGGATTGAGAGTCAAGACTCAAAACTTAGAATTTTGAGAAAGGAAAATGGGAGTTGGGGATTCAGACGTCTCAGACTCTCAAATTGAGATAAAAATGGATGATAATTTAATTACAATATTaaaaatgtgtatatatatatatataatattaaattaataaattatttaaaaaatcgggtattcgggtatacccgcatacccgacgggtatacccgatacccgatatTTTCACTAACTTAATACCCGATCCCGTCCCGCATTCCCGATTTTATCGGGTAACGGGTACCCAATACCCGCTCGGGtgacgggtcgggtcgggtatATCCGCTACCCGCTTCCCGGATTGACACCCCTAGTTGAGAGCACAAGAGTAAATTGCTGTAGTGTTGCAAGCTAAGATAGCGTAGGTTTCAGATTACGTGTACATGGCTATTTATAAACCCATACtgggggtaaaatagtaaattcgttGCTAAAACACGCGCCTCGCGTGGTCGGGGGCATAAGAGTAAATTTGCCCCTAGGCGGGAGATTTCCCCGCTCTTTTGGTGATCTTTTCGGCGAAGGCCGTTTCTCTGACacgagccattcctctggcgagtgcgATTTCTCTGacaagagccatttctctggcgaaggccatttctctggcgaatgtgatttctctggcaagagccatttctatggcgaaggccatttctctggcgaaggccatttctctgacacgagccattcctctggcgagtgtgatttctCTAGCAAGAGctatttctctggcgagagccatttctctggcaagggccaTTTGTCTGGCGaatgtgatttctctggcaagagccatttctatggcgaaggccatttctctggcacgagccatttctctggcgaagcgaaAAAATTTTCAGTTTGGGAAGGGCGCGCTTTGCGCTGATGGACACGACGGGTCTTTATTTCAGGTTTTGCGTAA
The genomic region above belongs to Salvia miltiorrhiza cultivar Shanhuang (shh) chromosome 5, IMPLAD_Smil_shh, whole genome shotgun sequence and contains:
- the LOC131026331 gene encoding AP2-like ethylene-responsive transcription factor At2g41710 isoform X2 — encoded protein: MASSSSEHAAKPEETGGGESSEARPPPDQLLLYRGLKKAKKERGCTAKERISRMPPCTAGKRSSIYRGVTRHRWTGRYEAHLWDKSTWNQNQNKKGKQVYLGAYDDEEAAARAYDLAALKYWGPGTLINFPVTDYARDLEEMQNVSREDYLASLRRKSSGFSRGISKYRPLSSRWDSQFGRTPGTDYNNNALYGDEAATGSENAGVYNVERKIDLSNYIKWWGTSKSSLTDFQSKAVVDETNPGGSDDVASELKALERSIQPTEPYEMPRLGVSPERLNHKKISAMSTLLKSAAYKSLQERITKKQGKDENDENENKSNIDKIELGKTVEKSCHDGASERRDVAYGINGGLPIHRYQLAPLLSAPLLTNYNSIDPLTDPLLWSSLVPVLPTGSSRMNEVTKNESSSGYTFFQQGE
- the LOC131026331 gene encoding AP2-like ethylene-responsive transcription factor At2g41710 isoform X1; protein product: MASSSSEHAAKPEETGGGESSEARPPPDQLLLYRGLKKAKKERGCTAKERISRMPPCTAGKRSSIYRGVTRHRWTGRYEAHLWDKSTWNQNQNKKGKQVYLGAYDDEEAAARAYDLAALKYWGPGTLINFPVTDYARDLEEMQNVSREDYLASLRRKSSGFSRGISKYRPLSSSRWDSQFGRTPGTDYNNNALYGDEAATGSENAGVYNVERKIDLSNYIKWWGTSKSSLTDFQSKAVVDETNPGGSDDVASELKALERSIQPTEPYEMPRLGVSPERLNHKKISAMSTLLKSAAYKSLQERITKKQGKDENDENENKSNIDKIELGKTVEKSCHDGASERRDVAYGINGGLPIHRYQLAPLLSAPLLTNYNSIDPLTDPLLWSSLVPVLPTGSSRMNEVTKNESSSGYTFFQQGE
- the LOC131025759 gene encoding uncharacterized protein LOC131025759, with translation MVNKNLSNAERNQIVQYRLQNLKNGKPRKGAMKVAVTIFNSLQRTVTRLWAAAKKKKEKGEQIYLTSAKPNAPRRKRVHVDIDLIQSLELHKRSTIRRLAVGINRSKSTVWRWVNQVLIRAHTSAIKPALTTPNKLLRLQFSLEALEFDRIMMALKFKAMNNTVHIDEKWFYITKAAHKTHFSDDGEVLFDGKIGIFPFIQKLLPAIRAKWPRNASKVIYIQQDNVKPHIQDTDPDFRAAATAEGFDIRIVHQPPNSRDTNVNDLGWFRVIQSIQTESACYNVDQLIKAVGESYAQLSPHTLNKVFLSLQACMVEIMKQKGHNAYKIPHLKKDALTRANALPNDLHMFH
- the LOC131025760 gene encoding uncharacterized protein LOC131025760, which codes for MEYLVLEKYAHFSAKGNLPPGVFGDCKSSGWKPPLRASTQHPQAVTVTCDREGQRKISCDVAWNGGNGIGIGVVMTTEDGGVVGCRYGFIHGNFSMLEGEALALLEGMHLGRENGVEDVIFETDSQSLYWLLFKREEDLSYLGNMLRDINREMDSFSHAMLSWTPREGNIAADKLASFALCNFSSLSSALVLSFDVNIL